In Ornithorhynchus anatinus isolate Pmale09 chromosome Y3 unlocalized genomic scaffold, mOrnAna1.pri.v4 scaffold_233_arrow_ctg1_1, whole genome shotgun sequence, a genomic segment contains:
- the LOC114808679 gene encoding synaptonemal complex protein 3 isoform X3 → MPRSPFEILNVQEKPFKDRGFGCVLVRNQSVMMDSQKTALVTSFEIAKEEQDERAFQEEENNDPSGSEDDVGEGESSRSEKRGMKRPLRNSHETDEEDMGDVQSILERFKADISKIVCAKRKRLEVDTKALLQVTTQKLEQIWQTEKEQRNMIQKDYSQHFLTIFKQWDKDIQKAEECKEKLGKLIYEQQKVCQQLRLIQSQRLNTIKQICEQFSKRE, encoded by the exons ATGCCACGATCTCCATTTGAAATTTTAAACGTACAAGAGAAGCCCTTTAAAGATCGTGGTTTTGGATGTGTTTTAG TGAGGAATCAGTCGGTAATGATGGACTCCCAGAAAACAGCTTTAGTGACATCTTTTGAAATAGCAAAGGAAGAGCAAGATGAACGTGCCTTTCAGGAAGAGGAAAACAATGATCCCAGTGGCTCTGAGGACGATGTCGGGGAAG GAGAGTCTTCCAGATCTGAAAAGCGAGGGATGAAAAGGCCTCTAAGGAATTCTCATGAAACAGATGAGGAAGATATGGG GGATGTCCAAAGTATCCTGGAAAGATTTAAAG CTGATATTAGCAAGATTGTTTGTGCAAAGAGAAAAAGACTGGAAGTGGACACTAAAGCTTTGCTCCAAGTGACTACCCAGAAACTTGAACAGATTTGGCAAAcggagaaagagcagag GAATATGATCCAAAAAGACTATTCCCAGCACTTTCTGACAATAtttaagcaatgggataaggATATTCAGAAAGCTGAAGAATGCAAAGAAAAATTAGGT AAGCTGATTTATGAACAACAAAAAGTTTGCCAGCAATTAAGATTGATTCAGAGCCAAAGGCTGAATACAATTAAGCAGATATGTGAACAATTTTCAAAG